The Mercurialis annua linkage group LG8, ddMerAnnu1.2, whole genome shotgun sequence genome window below encodes:
- the LOC126660426 gene encoding disease resistance protein RUN1-like isoform X4 — MQLIVQTRSKSREKYDVFISFRGADIRDGFLSHLHKALVDEGIDAFVDENLERGEDVTTSLWKTIEQSYISIVIFSENYAFSPWCLDELVKILHCKKTMGHIVIPIFYKIDPTHVQELSGSYAVAIAKHKEDFKDSLDKVENWCRVLKETSGMSGLVSQDVNRIIMTSRDKQLLKNCGAEIYTVEELYETEALQLFCLHAFRKSTPEVGYEMPAERAVEYSQGLPLALKVLGSNLYGKSKEEWEDELQQLQDTSDDKIQKILQISYDGLSSKDKENFLDIVFLFKWKLNRNMVEIMLGIPGSKIGISRLIDKSLMHISSTNELGMHDLIRQMGKDIICSKNQLGKHRRLSHPKEICHAVTQNKRTKTIRGISLDMFITKDVQCSPKAFEKMENLRYLIFHHGDAAGKNIIHISERLKSLSDELRFLHWKGCPLESLPFNFSAEKLVILDMVGSKLKTLWTGVQDLKSLKWIDLKNSKDLVEIPDLSKAVNLEVLILQGCSSLVEIPSSIKYLSKLVDLDLSNCTHLCSLPSCLHLESLKKLDLSFCSEINLLPDIACYEWHGGSERPPISYQLSSLNLRACYKLESLPDSICNLKCLTILSIKNCVNLHRLPENLGNLESLETLKAAGSGLRDLPESVCHLKSIQWLQFSACKSLVRLPVNLLNLESLRGLEVKNCTSLKLLFQPAKEQHKHTKFEFENCVNLEEEERNKMMNIVFERPWLSHLYLSISNLHQLCIPGSEVEQRMKYKNKNGSSMSFQFTQFERLLDIRGLYFCAVFDPNLINLPLTIIDIGCTVTLIGEHRSLCARRVYERSYFPNLQSKHVFLWRDDFRLPYNPPLGHIDFVFYLLVSSKEPRCDYPIIECGVHPVFYDEFIYASTDSDSGSDDDDDDGDD, encoded by the exons ATGCAGCTGATTGTTCAGACTAGGAGCAAGAGCCGAGAG AAATATGATGTGTTCATTAGTTTTAGAGGTGCTGATATCCGAGATGGTTTTCTCAGCCATCTCCATAAAGCGTTGGTTGATGAAGGAATCGATGCTTTTGTTGATGAAAACCTTGAAAGAGGAGAAGATGTCACAACTTCCCTTTGGAAAACTATTGAGCAATCCTATATTTCTATAGTGATTTTCTCGGAAAATTATGCATTTTCTCCTTGGTGTTTGGATGAGCTGGTGAAAATTCTCCATTGCAAGAAGACTATGGGACATATAGTCATAccgattttttataaaatagatcCCACCCATGTTCAAGAGCTGAGTGGGAGTTACGCTGTTGCAATTGCTAAGCATAAAGAGGATTTCAAGGACTCGTTGGACAAGGTGGAGAACTGGTGCCGTGTTTTGAAAGAAACATCAGGAATGTCAGGGTTGGTTTCTCAAGATGTTAa TAGAATTATTATGACAAGCAGAGACAAACAACTACTGAAGAATTGCGGTGCAGAAATATATACAGTTGAGGAATTATATGAGACGGAAGCTCTTCAGCTCTTTTGCTTGCATGCCTTTAGGAAAAGTACTCCAGAAGTAGGATATGAAATGCCTGCAGAAAGGGCCGTGGAATACAGTCAGGGCCTTCCATTAGCTCTGAAGGTTTTGGGTTCCAACTTATATGGCAAAAGTAAGGAAGAGTGGGAGGATGAATTGCAGCAACTACAAGATACATCAGatgataaaattcaaaaaatactgCAAATTAGCTATGATGGGCTATCTTCGAAGGACAAAGAAAATTTTCTAgatattgtttttctttttaaatggaAACTAAATAGAAATATGGTTGAAATTATGCTTGGCATTCCTGGCTCAAAAATTGGAATTAGCCGTCTCATTGACAAGTCTCTCATGCATATTTCATCAACTAACGAGTTAGGTATGCATGACTTGATAAGACAAATGGGCAAGGATATTATTTGCAGCAAAAACCAACTTGGCAAACATCGCAGGCTGTCGCATCCCAAGGAAATATGTCATGCAGTGACACAGAATAAG AGGACTAAAACAATTAGAGGTATATCACTAGACATGTTCATAACTAAAGACGTGCAGTGCAGTCCTAAAGCATTTGAGAAAATGGAGAATCTTAGATATCTCATATTTCATCATGGAGATGCAGCTGGAAAAAACATAATTCATATTTCTGAACGCCTTAAATCTTTGTCCGATGAGTTAAGGTTTCTGCACTGGAAAGGATGCCCTTTGGAGTCACTGCCATTTAATTTTAGTGCAGAGAAACTTGTTATACTTGACATGGTTGGCAGCAAACTTAAAACACTATGGACAGGAGTTCAG GATCTTAAAAGTTTGAAATGGATTGATCTCAAAAATTCAAAGGACCTAGTTGAAATTCCAGACTTGTCTAAAGCTGTAAACCTTGAAGTTTTGATCTTACAGGGCTGTAGTAGTTTGGTTGAGATTCCTTCATCTATTAAATATTTGAGCAAGCTGGTTGATTTGGATTTATCCAATTGTACACATCTTTGCAGCTTACCAAGTTGTCTTCATTTGGAAAGTCTTAAGAAACTTGATCTCAGCTTTTGCTCAGAAATCAACCTGTTACCAGACATTGCCTGTTACGAATGGCATGGTGGATCAGAACGCCCCCCCATATCCTATCAACTTTCTTCGTTGAATTTGCGTGCGTGCTATAAGCTAGAGAGTCTTCCAGACAGCATTTGCAATCTAAAATGTCTTACAATATTATCCATTAAGAATTGTGTAAACCTGCATCGACTGCCCGAGAACTTGGGGAATTTAGAGTCTCTAGAGACCCTTAAAGCCGCTGGAAGTGGTTTGAGAGATTTACCAGAAAGCGTTTGCCATCTCAAGTCTATACAATGGCTACAGTTCTCTGCTTGTAAAAGTCTAGTAAGATTGCCGGTCAATTTGCTAAATTTAGAGTCTCTACGGGGATTGGAAGTAAAAAATTGCACATCATTGAAATTATTATTCCAGCCTGCGAAGGAACAACACAAGCATACCAagtttgaatttgaaaattgCGTGAATTTGGAAGAGGAGGAGCGTAATAAAATGATGAACATCGTATTTGAAAGACCTTGGCTTAGCCACCTATATTTG TCCATCTCAAATCTGCATCAGTTATGTATCCCCGGAAGTGAAGTAGAGCAGAGGATGAAGTACAAAAATAAGAACGGCTCTTCAATGTCTTTTCAATTTACGCAATTCGAGCGGTTATTGGACATTAGAGGGCTATATTTTTGTGCTGTTTTTGACCCCAATCTGATAAATCTTCCATTGACAATAATTGATATTGGATGTACAGTTACTCTCATTGGTGAACATAGAAGCTTGTGTGCTAGACGAGTCTACGAACGCTCCTATTTTCCAAATCTTCAATCAAAACACGTTTTTCTTTGGCGTGATGATTTTAGGCTGCCATATAACCCTCCTCTCGGTCATATAGACTTCGTATTCTACCTTTTAGTTAGTTCTAAGGAACCACGATGTGATTATCCGATAATCGAGTGTGGGGTGCATCCAGTATTTTATGACGAGTTCATTTATGCATCAACAGATAGTGACAGTGgtagtgatgatgatgatgatgatggtgatgattgA
- the LOC126660426 gene encoding disease resistance protein RPV1-like isoform X3 gives MQLIVQTRSKSREKYDVFISFRGADIRDGFLSHLHKALVDEGIDAFVDENLERGEDVTTSLWKTIEQSYISIVIFSENYAFSPWCLDELVKILHCKKTMGHIVIPIFYKIDPTHVQELSGSYAVAIAKHKEDFKDSLDKVENWCRVLKETSGMSGLVSQDVKHDSNLIEEIGKHIIKNLESMYPLDSCMDELVGMDSRVSKVESLLCLESLDVRVVGIWGMGGIGKTTIANVVFDKIRHQFPNQCFIERVKEKLESCTPDHLQSEILSKLLETKSSNTTAPILLSPFNKKRLSRKKVLLILDDVSDLVQIERLIRQVDYGPCSRIIMTSRDKQLLKNCGAEIYTVEELYETEALQLFCLHAFRKSTPEVGYEMPAERAVEYSQGLPLALKVLGSNLYGKSKEEWEDELQQLQDTSDDKIQKILQISYDGLSSKDKENFLDIVFLFKWKLNRNMVEIMLGIPGSKIGISRLIDKSLMHISSTNELGMHDLIRQMGKDIICSKNQLGKHRRLSHPKEICHAVTQNKRTKTIRGISLDMFITKDVQCSPKAFEKMENLRYLIFHHGDAAGKNIIHISERLKSLSDELRFLHWKGCPLESLPFNFSAEKLVILDMVGSKLKTLWTGVQDLKSLKWIDLKNSKDLVEIPDLSKAVNLEVLILQGCSSLVEIPSSIKYLSKLVDLDLSNCTHLCSLPSCLHLESLKKLDLSFCSEINLLPDIACYEWHGGSERPPISYQLSSLNLRACYKLESLPDSICNLKCLTILSIKNCVNLHRLPENLGNLESLETLKAAGSGLRDLPESVCHLKSIQWLQFSACKSLVRLPVNLLNLESLRGLEVKNCTSLKLLFQPAKEQHKHTKFEFENCVNLEEEERNKMMNIVFERPWLSHLYLKMTVQENTSDYSDEEQKPRCNQLNVKSMP, from the exons ATGCAGCTGATTGTTCAGACTAGGAGCAAGAGCCGAGAG AAATATGATGTGTTCATTAGTTTTAGAGGTGCTGATATCCGAGATGGTTTTCTCAGCCATCTCCATAAAGCGTTGGTTGATGAAGGAATCGATGCTTTTGTTGATGAAAACCTTGAAAGAGGAGAAGATGTCACAACTTCCCTTTGGAAAACTATTGAGCAATCCTATATTTCTATAGTGATTTTCTCGGAAAATTATGCATTTTCTCCTTGGTGTTTGGATGAGCTGGTGAAAATTCTCCATTGCAAGAAGACTATGGGACATATAGTCATAccgattttttataaaatagatcCCACCCATGTTCAAGAGCTGAGTGGGAGTTACGCTGTTGCAATTGCTAAGCATAAAGAGGATTTCAAGGACTCGTTGGACAAGGTGGAGAACTGGTGCCGTGTTTTGAAAGAAACATCAGGAATGTCAGGGTTGGTTTCTCAAGATGTTAa GCATGACTCAAATCTTATAGAAGAAATTGGGAAACACATAATAAAGAACTTGGAAAGTATGTATCCACTTGATTCTTGTATGGATGAGTTAGTTGGAATGGACTCACGGGTAAGTAAAGTTGAGTCATTATTATGTCTCGAGTCATTAGACGTGCGAGTCGTAGGAATTTGGGGAATGGGTGGTATTGGAAAGACCACAATTGCTAACGTTGTGTTTGATAAAATTCGTCATCAATTTCCTAATCAATGCTTCATAGAAAGGGTCAAGGAAAAGTTAGAAAGTTGCACACCTGATCATTTACAAAGTGAGATTCTTTCAAAATTATTGGAGACAAAAAGTTCAAATACAACTGCCCCCATTTTGTTATCaccttttaataaaaaaaggctCTCACGAAAAAAGGTTCTTCTTATTCTTGATGACGTGAGTGATTTAGTTCAAATAGAGCGTCTAATTAGACAAGTTGATTATGGTCCATGCAGTAGAATTATTATGACAAGCAGAGACAAACAACTACTGAAGAATTGCGGTGCAGAAATATATACAGTTGAGGAATTATATGAGACGGAAGCTCTTCAGCTCTTTTGCTTGCATGCCTTTAGGAAAAGTACTCCAGAAGTAGGATATGAAATGCCTGCAGAAAGGGCCGTGGAATACAGTCAGGGCCTTCCATTAGCTCTGAAGGTTTTGGGTTCCAACTTATATGGCAAAAGTAAGGAAGAGTGGGAGGATGAATTGCAGCAACTACAAGATACATCAGatgataaaattcaaaaaatactgCAAATTAGCTATGATGGGCTATCTTCGAAGGACAAAGAAAATTTTCTAgatattgtttttctttttaaatggaAACTAAATAGAAATATGGTTGAAATTATGCTTGGCATTCCTGGCTCAAAAATTGGAATTAGCCGTCTCATTGACAAGTCTCTCATGCATATTTCATCAACTAACGAGTTAGGTATGCATGACTTGATAAGACAAATGGGCAAGGATATTATTTGCAGCAAAAACCAACTTGGCAAACATCGCAGGCTGTCGCATCCCAAGGAAATATGTCATGCAGTGACACAGAATAAG AGGACTAAAACAATTAGAGGTATATCACTAGACATGTTCATAACTAAAGACGTGCAGTGCAGTCCTAAAGCATTTGAGAAAATGGAGAATCTTAGATATCTCATATTTCATCATGGAGATGCAGCTGGAAAAAACATAATTCATATTTCTGAACGCCTTAAATCTTTGTCCGATGAGTTAAGGTTTCTGCACTGGAAAGGATGCCCTTTGGAGTCACTGCCATTTAATTTTAGTGCAGAGAAACTTGTTATACTTGACATGGTTGGCAGCAAACTTAAAACACTATGGACAGGAGTTCAG GATCTTAAAAGTTTGAAATGGATTGATCTCAAAAATTCAAAGGACCTAGTTGAAATTCCAGACTTGTCTAAAGCTGTAAACCTTGAAGTTTTGATCTTACAGGGCTGTAGTAGTTTGGTTGAGATTCCTTCATCTATTAAATATTTGAGCAAGCTGGTTGATTTGGATTTATCCAATTGTACACATCTTTGCAGCTTACCAAGTTGTCTTCATTTGGAAAGTCTTAAGAAACTTGATCTCAGCTTTTGCTCAGAAATCAACCTGTTACCAGACATTGCCTGTTACGAATGGCATGGTGGATCAGAACGCCCCCCCATATCCTATCAACTTTCTTCGTTGAATTTGCGTGCGTGCTATAAGCTAGAGAGTCTTCCAGACAGCATTTGCAATCTAAAATGTCTTACAATATTATCCATTAAGAATTGTGTAAACCTGCATCGACTGCCCGAGAACTTGGGGAATTTAGAGTCTCTAGAGACCCTTAAAGCCGCTGGAAGTGGTTTGAGAGATTTACCAGAAAGCGTTTGCCATCTCAAGTCTATACAATGGCTACAGTTCTCTGCTTGTAAAAGTCTAGTAAGATTGCCGGTCAATTTGCTAAATTTAGAGTCTCTACGGGGATTGGAAGTAAAAAATTGCACATCATTGAAATTATTATTCCAGCCTGCGAAGGAACAACACAAGCATACCAagtttgaatttgaaaattgCGTGAATTTGGAAGAGGAGGAGCGTAATAAAATGATGAACATCGTATTTGAAAGACCTTGGCTTAGCCACCTATATTTG AAAATGACAGTTCAAGAAAATACGTCTGATTATTCAGACGAGGAGCAAAAACCGAGATGTAATCAACTCAACGTGAAATCCATGCCATAG
- the LOC126660426 gene encoding disease resistance protein RPV1-like isoform X1, with amino-acid sequence MQLIVQTRSKSREKYDVFISFRGADIRDGFLSHLHKALVDEGIDAFVDENLERGEDVTTSLWKTIEQSYISIVIFSENYAFSPWCLDELVKILHCKKTMGHIVIPIFYKIDPTHVQELSGSYAVAIAKHKEDFKDSLDKVENWCRVLKETSGMSGLVSQDVKHDSNLIEEIGKHIIKNLESMYPLDSCMDELVGMDSRVSKVESLLCLESLDVRVVGIWGMGGIGKTTIANVVFDKIRHQFPNQCFIERVKEKLESCTPDHLQSEILSKLLETKSSNTTAPILLSPFNKKRLSRKKVLLILDDVSDLVQIERLIRQVDYGPCSRIIMTSRDKQLLKNCGAEIYTVEELYETEALQLFCLHAFRKSTPEVGYEMPAERAVEYSQGLPLALKVLGSNLYGKSKEEWEDELQQLQDTSDDKIQKILQISYDGLSSKDKENFLDIVFLFKWKLNRNMVEIMLGIPGSKIGISRLIDKSLMHISSTNELGMHDLIRQMGKDIICSKNQLGKHRRLSHPKEICHAVTQNKRTKTIRGISLDMFITKDVQCSPKAFEKMENLRYLIFHHGDAAGKNIIHISERLKSLSDELRFLHWKGCPLESLPFNFSAEKLVILDMVGSKLKTLWTGVQDLKSLKWIDLKNSKDLVEIPDLSKAVNLEVLILQGCSSLVEIPSSIKYLSKLVDLDLSNCTHLCSLPSCLHLESLKKLDLSFCSEINLLPDIACYEWHGGSERPPISYQLSSLNLRACYKLESLPDSICNLKCLTILSIKNCVNLHRLPENLGNLESLETLKAAGSGLRDLPESVCHLKSIQWLQFSACKSLVRLPVNLLNLESLRGLEVKNCTSLKLLFQPAKEQHKHTKFEFENCVNLEEEERNKMMNIVFERPWLSHLYLSISNLHQLCIPGSEVEQRMKYKNKNGSSMSFQFTQFERLLDIRGLYFCAVFDPNLINLPLTIIDIGCTVTLIGEHRSLCARRVYERSYFPNLQSKHVFLWRDDFRLPYNPPLGHIDFVFYLLVSSKEPRCDYPIIECGVHPVFYDEFIYASTDSDSGSDDDDDDGDD; translated from the exons ATGCAGCTGATTGTTCAGACTAGGAGCAAGAGCCGAGAG AAATATGATGTGTTCATTAGTTTTAGAGGTGCTGATATCCGAGATGGTTTTCTCAGCCATCTCCATAAAGCGTTGGTTGATGAAGGAATCGATGCTTTTGTTGATGAAAACCTTGAAAGAGGAGAAGATGTCACAACTTCCCTTTGGAAAACTATTGAGCAATCCTATATTTCTATAGTGATTTTCTCGGAAAATTATGCATTTTCTCCTTGGTGTTTGGATGAGCTGGTGAAAATTCTCCATTGCAAGAAGACTATGGGACATATAGTCATAccgattttttataaaatagatcCCACCCATGTTCAAGAGCTGAGTGGGAGTTACGCTGTTGCAATTGCTAAGCATAAAGAGGATTTCAAGGACTCGTTGGACAAGGTGGAGAACTGGTGCCGTGTTTTGAAAGAAACATCAGGAATGTCAGGGTTGGTTTCTCAAGATGTTAa GCATGACTCAAATCTTATAGAAGAAATTGGGAAACACATAATAAAGAACTTGGAAAGTATGTATCCACTTGATTCTTGTATGGATGAGTTAGTTGGAATGGACTCACGGGTAAGTAAAGTTGAGTCATTATTATGTCTCGAGTCATTAGACGTGCGAGTCGTAGGAATTTGGGGAATGGGTGGTATTGGAAAGACCACAATTGCTAACGTTGTGTTTGATAAAATTCGTCATCAATTTCCTAATCAATGCTTCATAGAAAGGGTCAAGGAAAAGTTAGAAAGTTGCACACCTGATCATTTACAAAGTGAGATTCTTTCAAAATTATTGGAGACAAAAAGTTCAAATACAACTGCCCCCATTTTGTTATCaccttttaataaaaaaaggctCTCACGAAAAAAGGTTCTTCTTATTCTTGATGACGTGAGTGATTTAGTTCAAATAGAGCGTCTAATTAGACAAGTTGATTATGGTCCATGCAGTAGAATTATTATGACAAGCAGAGACAAACAACTACTGAAGAATTGCGGTGCAGAAATATATACAGTTGAGGAATTATATGAGACGGAAGCTCTTCAGCTCTTTTGCTTGCATGCCTTTAGGAAAAGTACTCCAGAAGTAGGATATGAAATGCCTGCAGAAAGGGCCGTGGAATACAGTCAGGGCCTTCCATTAGCTCTGAAGGTTTTGGGTTCCAACTTATATGGCAAAAGTAAGGAAGAGTGGGAGGATGAATTGCAGCAACTACAAGATACATCAGatgataaaattcaaaaaatactgCAAATTAGCTATGATGGGCTATCTTCGAAGGACAAAGAAAATTTTCTAgatattgtttttctttttaaatggaAACTAAATAGAAATATGGTTGAAATTATGCTTGGCATTCCTGGCTCAAAAATTGGAATTAGCCGTCTCATTGACAAGTCTCTCATGCATATTTCATCAACTAACGAGTTAGGTATGCATGACTTGATAAGACAAATGGGCAAGGATATTATTTGCAGCAAAAACCAACTTGGCAAACATCGCAGGCTGTCGCATCCCAAGGAAATATGTCATGCAGTGACACAGAATAAG AGGACTAAAACAATTAGAGGTATATCACTAGACATGTTCATAACTAAAGACGTGCAGTGCAGTCCTAAAGCATTTGAGAAAATGGAGAATCTTAGATATCTCATATTTCATCATGGAGATGCAGCTGGAAAAAACATAATTCATATTTCTGAACGCCTTAAATCTTTGTCCGATGAGTTAAGGTTTCTGCACTGGAAAGGATGCCCTTTGGAGTCACTGCCATTTAATTTTAGTGCAGAGAAACTTGTTATACTTGACATGGTTGGCAGCAAACTTAAAACACTATGGACAGGAGTTCAG GATCTTAAAAGTTTGAAATGGATTGATCTCAAAAATTCAAAGGACCTAGTTGAAATTCCAGACTTGTCTAAAGCTGTAAACCTTGAAGTTTTGATCTTACAGGGCTGTAGTAGTTTGGTTGAGATTCCTTCATCTATTAAATATTTGAGCAAGCTGGTTGATTTGGATTTATCCAATTGTACACATCTTTGCAGCTTACCAAGTTGTCTTCATTTGGAAAGTCTTAAGAAACTTGATCTCAGCTTTTGCTCAGAAATCAACCTGTTACCAGACATTGCCTGTTACGAATGGCATGGTGGATCAGAACGCCCCCCCATATCCTATCAACTTTCTTCGTTGAATTTGCGTGCGTGCTATAAGCTAGAGAGTCTTCCAGACAGCATTTGCAATCTAAAATGTCTTACAATATTATCCATTAAGAATTGTGTAAACCTGCATCGACTGCCCGAGAACTTGGGGAATTTAGAGTCTCTAGAGACCCTTAAAGCCGCTGGAAGTGGTTTGAGAGATTTACCAGAAAGCGTTTGCCATCTCAAGTCTATACAATGGCTACAGTTCTCTGCTTGTAAAAGTCTAGTAAGATTGCCGGTCAATTTGCTAAATTTAGAGTCTCTACGGGGATTGGAAGTAAAAAATTGCACATCATTGAAATTATTATTCCAGCCTGCGAAGGAACAACACAAGCATACCAagtttgaatttgaaaattgCGTGAATTTGGAAGAGGAGGAGCGTAATAAAATGATGAACATCGTATTTGAAAGACCTTGGCTTAGCCACCTATATTTG TCCATCTCAAATCTGCATCAGTTATGTATCCCCGGAAGTGAAGTAGAGCAGAGGATGAAGTACAAAAATAAGAACGGCTCTTCAATGTCTTTTCAATTTACGCAATTCGAGCGGTTATTGGACATTAGAGGGCTATATTTTTGTGCTGTTTTTGACCCCAATCTGATAAATCTTCCATTGACAATAATTGATATTGGATGTACAGTTACTCTCATTGGTGAACATAGAAGCTTGTGTGCTAGACGAGTCTACGAACGCTCCTATTTTCCAAATCTTCAATCAAAACACGTTTTTCTTTGGCGTGATGATTTTAGGCTGCCATATAACCCTCCTCTCGGTCATATAGACTTCGTATTCTACCTTTTAGTTAGTTCTAAGGAACCACGATGTGATTATCCGATAATCGAGTGTGGGGTGCATCCAGTATTTTATGACGAGTTCATTTATGCATCAACAGATAGTGACAGTGgtagtgatgatgatgatgatgatggtgatgattgA